A section of the Alkalihalobacillus sp. LMS39 genome encodes:
- the trpB gene encoding tryptophan synthase subunit beta, giving the protein MSSIFPDERGRFGQFGGKYVPETLMNALEELETAFTEAMNDDSFHKEYHEHLEKYAGRPTALSFAQNITESLGGAKIFLKREDLLHTGAHKLNNAMGQALLAKRMGKKKIVAETGAGQHGVATATIAARFGLECKVFMGEEDMERQALNVFRMELLGAEVVPATSGSKTLKDATNEAIRYWVTNAEDTFYLIGSVVGPHPYPRMVRDFQRIIGDESKEQIVQEIGRLPDEIIACVGGGSNAIGMFYPFLEDDVTLIGVEAAGKGVSTNEHAATITKGTVGVIHGSLTYLIQDEVGQIIEPYSISAGLDYPGVGPEHAYLASIERVRYEAITDKQALAALKLLSETEGIIPAIESAHALAKAFERAKQLSPDQAILVCLSGRGDKDVHTLMKHFRGEAI; this is encoded by the coding sequence ATGAGTAGTATTTTTCCAGATGAAAGAGGAAGGTTTGGACAGTTTGGTGGCAAATACGTGCCAGAAACATTAATGAACGCATTAGAAGAGTTAGAAACGGCCTTTACGGAAGCCATGAATGATGATAGTTTTCATAAAGAATATCATGAACATCTTGAAAAATATGCAGGTCGGCCAACAGCTTTATCGTTTGCGCAAAATATAACCGAATCACTTGGTGGAGCGAAAATCTTTTTAAAACGAGAAGATTTATTGCATACAGGTGCCCATAAATTAAACAATGCGATGGGTCAGGCATTGTTAGCAAAACGAATGGGGAAAAAGAAAATAGTTGCGGAAACGGGGGCAGGGCAACATGGTGTAGCGACTGCGACGATCGCTGCTCGGTTTGGGTTGGAATGTAAAGTGTTTATGGGTGAAGAGGATATGGAGCGTCAAGCGTTAAATGTATTCCGGATGGAATTGCTTGGCGCAGAAGTTGTTCCAGCTACTTCAGGGAGTAAAACATTAAAAGACGCGACAAATGAAGCGATCCGTTATTGGGTGACGAATGCCGAAGACACGTTTTATTTGATTGGCTCTGTTGTCGGACCGCATCCTTATCCACGGATGGTTCGTGATTTTCAACGAATTATCGGGGATGAATCAAAAGAGCAAATCGTTCAAGAAATTGGACGTTTGCCAGATGAAATCATCGCTTGTGTTGGTGGAGGAAGTAATGCGATTGGAATGTTTTATCCATTTTTAGAAGATGACGTCACGTTAATTGGTGTAGAAGCTGCAGGAAAAGGTGTGTCGACAAATGAACATGCTGCTACGATAACAAAAGGGACTGTTGGCGTCATTCATGGTTCATTAACGTATTTAATTCAAGACGAGGTCGGACAAATCATTGAGCCTTATTCGATTTCAGCAGGGCTAGACTATCCAGGTGTTGGACCAGAGCATGCATATTTAGCGAGTATTGAGCGAGTTCGTTATGAAGCAATAACGGATAAACAGGCGTTAGCTGCATTAAAGCTCTTATCTGAAACAGAAGGGATTATTCCAGCGATTGAAAGTGCGCATGCGTTAGCGAAAGCATTTGAACGTGCCAAGCAATTATCACCTGACCAAGCGATTTTAGTTTGTTTATCTGGACGTGGAGATAAAGATGTCCATACGTTAATGAAGCATTTCCGAGGTGAAGCGATATGA
- the trpA gene encoding tryptophan synthase subunit alpha: MTIRMKQVMETNQYPLFIPFIMAGDPTPEVTIDLALTLQEAGAHVLELGIPYSDPLADGPVIQRSAKRALQHKMSLEKALGLVPKMRAKGLTIPVIVFTYYNPLLQFGEERFIEQAKQYEIDGLLVPDLPFEESEHISTLCKKEDLSFISLVAPTSKQRIEKIAHHAQGFLYCVSSLGVTGVRNEFSPSVYEFLEEVKRHSSIPIAVGFGISNKEQVDALATHCDGIIVGSAIIKLVEEWDRQLTDENTRKEALSTIKTFVLSLIS, from the coding sequence ATGACAATCAGAATGAAACAAGTGATGGAAACGAACCAATATCCGCTTTTTATCCCGTTTATTATGGCAGGGGACCCAACACCAGAAGTGACAATTGATCTTGCACTTACATTACAAGAAGCAGGTGCACATGTCCTTGAACTAGGAATTCCGTATTCTGATCCACTTGCTGATGGGCCTGTCATCCAGCGCTCAGCGAAACGCGCGTTACAACATAAAATGTCATTGGAAAAGGCACTTGGACTAGTTCCAAAAATGAGAGCGAAAGGCTTAACTATTCCTGTTATTGTGTTTACGTATTATAATCCGCTGCTACAATTTGGAGAAGAGCGTTTTATTGAACAAGCAAAACAATATGAAATTGATGGGTTACTCGTTCCCGATCTTCCTTTTGAAGAAAGTGAGCATATTTCAACATTATGTAAAAAGGAAGATTTATCCTTTATCTCTTTAGTTGCACCAACATCTAAGCAAAGAATTGAAAAAATTGCTCATCATGCCCAAGGGTTTTTATACTGTGTTTCTTCTCTTGGTGTAACAGGTGTTCGCAATGAGTTCTCACCGTCCGTTTATGAGTTTTTAGAAGAAGTGAAACGACATAGCTCAATTCCGATTGCTGTTGGATTTGGAATTTCAAATAAAGAACAAGTCGATGCTCTAGCGACTCATTGTGATGGGATTATTGTCGGAAGTGCGATTATCAAGCTTGTCGAGGAATGGGACCGACAATTAACAGATGAAAATACGAGAAAAGAAGCGCTCTCTACAATAAAAACGTTTGTCCTCTCGCTCATTTCGTAA
- the hisC gene encoding histidinol-phosphate transaminase, which yields MNVKKQLIGLPSYKPGKPIEEVKKEFGLEKVVKLASNENPFGASKKAAEAIANAASNTALYPDGYAATLRSAVASFHSVDENQLIFGNGSDEVIQILCRAFLTPNSNTVTADPTFSQYKLNAVIEGAEVREVPSVDGVHDLDAMAEAIDENTKIVWVCNPNNPSGTYVGEEAFQQFLKKVPEDVLVVSDEAYYEYVTANDFPETLSLLKQYKNLIVLRTFSKAYGLAALRVGYGIGHPSVISLLDPVRPPFNNNTFSHVAAIASLEDQVFIEDCFEKNKQGIAQFTSFCENYNLKYYPTQTNFILIDFNVSGDVLFQYLLERGYIIRSGEALGFPTCIRVTVGNEEENNGIIELLAAWLKENR from the coding sequence ATGAACGTAAAAAAACAGTTAATTGGGTTACCATCTTATAAGCCTGGTAAACCGATTGAAGAAGTAAAAAAAGAATTCGGTTTAGAAAAAGTCGTAAAGCTAGCATCAAATGAAAATCCTTTCGGCGCTTCTAAAAAAGCGGCAGAAGCGATTGCAAATGCTGCTTCAAATACAGCATTATATCCAGATGGATATGCAGCTACATTACGAAGTGCCGTCGCTTCTTTTCATTCCGTTGATGAAAATCAACTGATTTTTGGAAATGGTTCTGATGAAGTCATTCAAATTTTATGTCGAGCATTTTTGACACCAAATTCAAATACGGTAACAGCAGATCCAACTTTTTCACAGTATAAATTAAATGCTGTCATCGAAGGAGCGGAAGTACGTGAAGTTCCTTCTGTTGATGGAGTTCATGATTTAGATGCGATGGCAGAGGCAATTGATGAAAATACGAAAATTGTTTGGGTATGTAATCCAAACAATCCATCAGGTACATATGTAGGTGAAGAAGCATTTCAGCAATTTTTAAAGAAAGTACCAGAAGATGTATTAGTTGTTTCTGATGAAGCTTATTATGAATATGTAACGGCAAATGATTTCCCAGAAACACTATCCTTATTAAAGCAATATAAAAACTTAATCGTGCTCCGTACATTTTCTAAAGCATATGGATTAGCTGCTTTACGAGTAGGATATGGTATTGGTCATCCATCTGTCATTTCTTTACTTGATCCAGTTCGCCCGCCATTTAATAATAATACGTTTTCTCATGTTGCAGCAATCGCTTCATTAGAAGATCAAGTGTTTATTGAAGATTGTTTTGAAAAAAATAAACAGGGAATTGCACAATTCACTTCGTTTTGTGAAAACTATAATTTGAAATATTATCCGACACAAACGAATTTTATTTTAATTGATTTTAATGTATCTGGTGATGTTTTATTCCAATATTTATTAGAGCGTGGTTACATTATTCGTTCCGGAGAAGCGTTAGGGTTCCCAACTTGTATTCGTGTTACTGTTGGAAATGAAGAAGAAAACAACGGAATTATTGAACTTTTAGCAGCGTGGCTTAAGGAAAACCGGTAA
- a CDS encoding ReoY family proteolytic degradation factor — protein MSSVISVVEKKDFLRWFLKTFQLKRRECAWLLNYLISDDELMKRVHFVEKAEYCPKALIISTTDVENVPFSFHKKKHVTMDAEKAFHDIRLHDDEDVYIQLNFIGSKVNHHYVAVLEENPFIPENNEMATVDGILAELVLDKSLRSFAKEQLQADIDYALDQQNREQFIKLTNELKKLLSLD, from the coding sequence ATGAGTAGCGTTATTTCTGTCGTTGAAAAAAAAGACTTTTTAAGATGGTTTTTAAAAACGTTTCAATTAAAGCGAAGAGAGTGTGCTTGGTTATTAAATTATTTAATTAGTGATGATGAGTTAATGAAACGGGTCCATTTTGTTGAGAAAGCAGAGTACTGTCCAAAGGCATTAATTATTTCTACGACTGATGTTGAAAATGTCCCTTTTAGTTTTCATAAAAAAAAGCACGTGACAATGGATGCCGAAAAAGCGTTTCATGACATTCGCTTGCATGATGACGAAGATGTTTACATCCAACTTAATTTTATCGGTTCGAAAGTAAACCATCATTACGTGGCCGTTCTTGAAGAAAATCCGTTTATTCCAGAAAACAATGAAATGGCAACCGTTGATGGAATTTTAGCTGAACTTGTATTGGATAAATCATTACGATCGTTTGCGAAAGAGCAATTGCAAGCTGATATTGATTATGCACTTGACCAACAAAATCGTGAGCAGTTTATCAAGCTTACGAATGAACTAAAGAAACTATTGAGTTTGGATTAA
- a CDS encoding prephenate dehydrogenase translates to MKRTAFVIGLGLIGGSIALAIKREHDAHLLGFDINEQQVKMALSLKIIDEVPNSIEEGVEQADFIILATPVSKTELLLEQLAQMNIKQGAIITDVGSTKKRIFEKASCLEHKGVTFIGGHPMAGSHKSGVEAARAHLFENAFYILTPYETSQMNKVIQLQNWLKGTKAKFIEMSADQHDKLAGAISHFPHIVAASLVHQVAKFEGEDPLVSRLAAGGFRDITRIASASPVMWRDILLHNKESLLDLLEKWQEEMAYVKELIEVGDNEKIHEYFQTAKQFRDGLPVHKKGAIPAFYDLFVDVPDHPGVISDVTKMLADENISITNIRIIETREDIMGALRLSFRSEEDRLKAQEKLHSELYETYMNE, encoded by the coding sequence GTGAAACGAACTGCTTTTGTCATTGGTCTAGGATTAATAGGTGGATCAATTGCTCTCGCGATTAAGCGAGAGCATGATGCACATTTACTAGGCTTTGATATTAATGAACAACAAGTAAAAATGGCATTATCTTTAAAAATTATAGATGAAGTCCCAAATTCAATTGAAGAAGGTGTTGAACAAGCAGATTTCATCATCCTTGCCACACCTGTTTCAAAAACAGAATTATTATTAGAGCAACTTGCCCAAATGAACATAAAGCAAGGGGCGATTATTACCGATGTTGGTAGTACAAAAAAGCGAATTTTCGAAAAGGCAAGCTGTTTAGAACATAAAGGTGTGACATTTATAGGTGGTCATCCGATGGCTGGTTCCCACAAAAGTGGGGTAGAAGCAGCGAGAGCTCATCTTTTTGAAAATGCGTTTTATATTTTGACCCCTTATGAGACATCACAAATGAATAAAGTGATTCAGCTGCAAAATTGGCTGAAAGGAACGAAAGCGAAATTTATTGAAATGTCAGCTGATCAACATGATAAACTTGCTGGTGCCATCAGTCATTTTCCTCATATTGTAGCAGCAAGCCTAGTTCATCAAGTCGCAAAGTTTGAAGGAGAAGATCCGTTAGTGTCACGTTTAGCTGCAGGTGGATTTCGTGACATAACAAGAATTGCTTCAGCGAGTCCTGTCATGTGGCGTGATATTTTACTTCATAATAAAGAAAGCTTATTAGATTTATTAGAGAAATGGCAAGAAGAAATGGCGTATGTGAAAGAACTTATCGAAGTAGGCGATAATGAAAAAATTCACGAGTATTTTCAAACGGCAAAGCAATTTCGAGATGGGTTACCTGTACATAAAAAAGGCGCAATTCCTGCTTTTTACGATTTATTTGTTGATGTTCCGGACCATCCAGGTGTTATTTCTGACGTGACAAAAATGTTAGCCGATGAAAACATCAGTATTACAAATATTCGAATTATTGAAACAAGAGAAGATATTATGGGAGCGCTGCGCTTAAGCTTCCGTTCTGAAGAAGACCGGTTAAAAGCGCAAGAAAAACTTCATTCAGAATTATATGAGACATATATGAATGAGTAA
- the aroA gene encoding 3-phosphoshikimate 1-carboxyvinyltransferase → MDQTVQKVTNGLQGTITIPGDKSISHRAVMFGAIANGTTTVEGFLPGEDCLSTISCFQKLGVSIHQENDKVTIEGKGYEGLKEPVEILDVGNSGTTTRLMLGILATLPFHSVVIGDSSIAKRPMSRVTNPLREMGAKIDGRDNGNLTPLSIRGGGTKAIQFESKVASAQVKSCILLAGLQSEGETVVSEPHVSRDHTERMLRAFGVDVKQNGRTTSVQGGQQLTGGHIVVPGDISSAAFMLVAGAIVPNSSITLLNVGVNPTRTGIIDVLQQMGANLVIENERTINDEPVADLTISTSSLQGIEIGGDIIPRLIDEIPVIALLATQAEGKTVIKDAEELKVKETNRIDTVVSELTKLGASIEATDDGMIIYGNSNLTGNTVKSYGDHRIGMTMGIAGCIATGTVTIEESEAIAVSYPNFFAQLQSLQQ, encoded by the coding sequence GTGGATCAAACGGTGCAAAAAGTAACGAACGGATTACAAGGGACGATTACGATTCCAGGTGATAAATCAATTTCTCATCGTGCAGTGATGTTTGGGGCCATTGCAAACGGAACAACGACAGTCGAAGGTTTTTTACCAGGAGAAGATTGCTTAAGTACGATATCATGCTTTCAAAAACTAGGAGTCTCTATTCATCAAGAAAATGATAAAGTGACGATTGAAGGAAAAGGGTATGAAGGATTAAAAGAGCCTGTAGAAATATTAGATGTTGGAAACTCGGGAACAACAACACGGTTAATGCTTGGCATTTTAGCAACATTACCGTTCCACAGTGTCGTGATAGGAGATTCTTCAATCGCGAAACGTCCAATGTCTCGCGTAACAAACCCATTACGAGAAATGGGGGCGAAGATTGATGGAAGAGACAACGGAAATTTAACGCCTTTATCGATTCGCGGTGGCGGAACAAAGGCGATTCAGTTTGAATCGAAAGTAGCAAGTGCACAAGTGAAGTCTTGTATTCTTCTCGCTGGCTTACAAAGCGAGGGAGAGACCGTTGTGTCAGAACCGCACGTATCAAGAGATCATACAGAACGAATGTTGAGAGCATTTGGAGTTGATGTCAAACAAAATGGACGAACGACTTCGGTTCAAGGAGGTCAACAGTTAACTGGTGGACATATTGTTGTACCTGGAGATATTTCTTCAGCTGCGTTTATGCTTGTTGCTGGTGCGATTGTACCAAACAGTTCGATTACATTGTTAAATGTTGGTGTGAACCCAACAAGAACAGGTATCATTGATGTGTTACAACAAATGGGTGCGAACTTAGTCATTGAAAATGAACGAACAATAAATGACGAGCCTGTAGCAGATTTGACAATTTCTACTTCGTCTTTACAAGGAATTGAAATTGGTGGAGACATCATTCCAAGATTAATTGATGAAATTCCGGTTATCGCTCTTCTTGCCACACAAGCTGAAGGAAAAACAGTAATCAAAGATGCTGAAGAGTTAAAAGTGAAAGAGACAAATCGAATTGACACTGTTGTAAGTGAGTTAACAAAGCTTGGGGCCTCAATTGAAGCGACAGATGATGGCATGATTATTTATGGGAATTCTAATTTAACAGGGAATACTGTAAAGAGCTATGGTGATCATCGAATTGGAATGACGATGGGGATAGCCGGTTGCATTGCAACAGGGACAGTTACGATAGAAGAAAGTGAAGCGATTGCTGTGTCATACCCTAATTTTTTTGCTCAATTACAATCATTGCAACAATAG
- a CDS encoding tetratricopeptide repeat protein: MTIEQAFKKIEQGEIADGLKQLEQIEKEADHETKYMVAQAYYELGHLEASKRIMDELIMLYPDEGELYIFSAELLIDLDEEDEAIDMLLEVKETDGVYVQAQLLLADLYQLQGLEEVAEQKLMNAMKKAPNEPIVSLGLGEFYLERGDYQKSIPHLKKALYANEPTFESFHIELRLAEAFSAAGEFEEAIEFYQKGLKEHDDPMSRFGYAYTVYQLEDFETAVQQFTKVKEQDPSFSSLYPYLAKSYEALHKYKDALHTIEEGLKIDEYNEGLYVQGAKLCFKTGDASKAENLLRQVISLNPSYFEAVRTLASYFKHEENYDDLLELIEHIEEFGEQDPLLTWYQAYGLWKEDDFNAAREAFAKVTEHFAEDAEFCEDYGMFLMESGYRKEGTELLQRAISLDNERSHLVEYLEQVQEE, translated from the coding sequence TTGACAATTGAACAAGCATTTAAAAAAATCGAGCAAGGTGAAATTGCTGACGGCTTAAAGCAACTTGAACAAATTGAAAAAGAAGCCGATCATGAAACGAAATATATGGTGGCGCAAGCCTATTATGAATTAGGACATCTAGAAGCGTCAAAACGAATTATGGACGAGCTTATTATGTTGTACCCAGATGAGGGAGAATTATATATTTTTTCGGCTGAGCTTCTCATTGATTTAGATGAAGAAGATGAAGCAATTGATATGTTATTGGAAGTAAAGGAAACAGATGGTGTATATGTTCAAGCTCAATTATTATTAGCGGATTTATATCAATTGCAAGGGTTAGAAGAAGTAGCTGAACAAAAATTAATGAATGCGATGAAAAAAGCACCAAATGAACCGATTGTGTCACTTGGATTAGGAGAGTTTTATTTAGAGCGTGGTGACTATCAAAAAAGCATTCCCCACTTAAAAAAAGCGTTGTATGCTAATGAGCCAACATTTGAATCTTTTCATATTGAATTGCGGTTAGCGGAAGCGTTTAGTGCGGCTGGAGAGTTTGAAGAGGCAATTGAGTTTTATCAAAAAGGGTTAAAGGAACATGATGATCCGATGAGCCGGTTTGGATATGCTTATACCGTCTATCAACTTGAAGATTTTGAAACCGCGGTACAACAATTTACAAAAGTGAAAGAGCAAGATCCTTCATTTAGTAGTTTATATCCATATTTGGCAAAATCCTATGAAGCGTTGCACAAATACAAGGATGCACTGCATACAATAGAAGAAGGCTTAAAGATTGATGAATACAATGAAGGTCTGTATGTTCAAGGCGCCAAATTATGTTTTAAAACAGGAGATGCGAGCAAAGCTGAAAATTTATTACGACAAGTCATTAGTTTAAATCCTTCCTATTTTGAAGCTGTCCGTACATTAGCCTCTTATTTCAAACATGAAGAAAATTATGACGATTTATTAGAATTAATTGAACATATTGAAGAGTTTGGTGAGCAAGACCCATTATTAACGTGGTATCAAGCATATGGATTGTGGAAAGAAGATGATTTCAATGCAGCTCGTGAAGCATTTGCTAAAGTAACAGAGCATTTTGCTGAGGATGCAGAGTTTTGTGAAGATTATGGAATGTTTTTAATGGAAAGTGGTTACAGAAAAGAAGGTACTGAACTTTTACAGCGGGCCATTTCATTAGATAATGAGCGATCACATTTAGTTGAATACTTAGAACAAGTACAGGAAGAATGA
- a CDS encoding phosphoribosylanthranilate isomerase, with amino-acid sequence MLNPKLKFCGNHSQQDISLAVQSRVSYIGVVFAESKRKVTARDVDKWIKAHPLQPKQKLVGLFVNASISEIASVLSHVSLDIIQLHGNETVEQVNMISKQVTVPLWKVIHHEPQAWLKMEQYAPFVDGFVIDSKVKGQWGGTGSTFDWSHLPSYIETGKKLARPTFIAGGIQASNIAELLAYQPDGIDVSSGIEENGKKSFERMKQIEERIELYE; translated from the coding sequence ATGTTGAATCCAAAGCTTAAGTTTTGTGGTAACCATTCACAACAAGATATTTCCCTTGCTGTTCAAAGTAGGGTGTCCTATATCGGAGTTGTTTTTGCAGAAAGCAAGCGAAAAGTAACAGCAAGAGATGTAGACAAATGGATTAAAGCTCACCCCTTACAGCCCAAACAAAAACTAGTTGGATTGTTTGTAAATGCTTCTATTTCAGAGATTGCTAGTGTTCTTTCACATGTTTCTCTTGATATTATTCAGTTACACGGCAATGAAACAGTAGAACAAGTCAATATGATATCTAAACAAGTAACAGTGCCATTATGGAAAGTCATTCATCATGAACCACAGGCATGGCTTAAAATGGAACAATATGCCCCTTTTGTAGACGGGTTTGTCATTGATAGTAAAGTGAAAGGTCAATGGGGTGGAACGGGATCAACATTCGACTGGAGTCACCTACCGTCTTATATTGAAACAGGAAAAAAATTAGCGCGCCCTACCTTTATCGCAGGTGGAATACAAGCTTCTAATATAGCAGAGTTACTTGCTTATCAGCCTGATGGAATCGATGTGTCAAGTGGAATTGAAGAAAATGGTAAAAAATCATTTGAACGAATGAAACAGATAGAAGAAAGGATCGAATTATATGAGTAG